A window from Malassezia japonica chromosome 1, complete sequence encodes these proteins:
- a CDS encoding uncharacterized protein (COG:C; EggNog:ENOG503NX3C) yields the protein MNALIVEGQGKLALKQTETPKPDDHSIIVRVHNVALNPTDWKHLDFFGKVGTTLGSDFVGTVVTKDAQAGTDIQVGDRVAGMVHGGWDVGVGAFADYLKTHPAAVMRVPASVKDEEAAGLGIGGNTAYFGLFQPKHLGLPAPQPTLTSLPPVDQTKKLLVWSGASSVGQFVIQFARVAGIHVIATASPKNHEFLKGLGAAETFDYADESTPEKIAEAHPDLAYAFDTFSEKGSQESCARALSKTQPSKLVVILPLSKEVASVNDKVKGTTVLLYTVGGEEVNMFGLNFSKEYAQEDQRFLAKVLSGGIFTSLLSSGLVKPNRTSPQTGGLQAIPAGLDRQRTGKVSGEKLTYAL from the coding sequence ATGAACGCCCTTATCGTCGAAGGCCAAGGCAAGCTCGCTCTTAAGCAGACCGAGACGCCCAAGCCGGACGACCACTCGATCATTGTGCGCGTGCACAACGTGGCTCTGAACCCCACAGACTGGAAGCATCTCGACTTCTTCGGCAAGGTGGGCACCACGCTTGGCTCCGACTTTGTAGGTACGGTTGTGACCAAGGATGCACAAGCCGGAACCGACATCCAGGTCGGTGACCGTGTCGCTGGTATGGTACACGGCGGCTGGGACGTTGGTGTTGGTGCTTTCGCCGACTACCTCAAGACGCACCCCGCGGCGGTGATGCGCGTTCCTGCCTCGGTCAAGGATGAGGAGGCTGCTGGTCTCGGTATCGGCGGTAACACGGCGTACTTTGGTCTCTTCCAGCCGAAGCACCTTGGTTTGCCTGCGCCTCAGCCGACGCTcacgtcgctgccgccggtCGACCAGACAAAGAAACTGCTGGTCTGgtcgggcgcctcgtccgtcGGTCAGTTTGTGATCCAGTTTGCGCGCGTTGCTGGCATCCATGTGATTGCCACTGCGTCCCCCAAGAACCACGAATTCCTGAAGGGTCTCGGCGCGGCAGAGACCTTTGACTATGCGGACGAGTCCACGCCGGAAAagatcgccgaggcgcacccCGATCTTGCGTACGCCTTTGACACCTTCTCTGAGAAGGGATCGCAGGAGTCATGTGCGCGTGCTCTGTCCAAGACGCAGCCGTCGAAGCTGGTCGTGATTCTCCCCCTGAGCAAGGAGGTTGCGTCGGTCAACGACAAGGTCAAGGGCACGACGGTGCTGTTGTACACTGTCGGTGGTGAGGAGGTCAACATGTTTGGCCTGAACTTCTCGAAGGAATACGCGCAGGAGGACCAGCGTTTCCTGGCCAAAGTCTTGTCGGGCGGTATCTTTACAAGCCTGCTGAGCTCTGGCCTCGTGAAGCCGAACCGCACTTCGCCCCAGACCGGTGGCCTGCAGGCGATCCCAGCCGGCCTGGACCGCCAGCGCACAGGCAAGGTGTCGGGCGAGAAGCTCACCTATGCTTTGTAG
- a CDS encoding uncharacterized protein (COG:C; EggNog:ENOG503NX3C), with amino-acid sequence MTSQIPNQTNALIIEGKGQAAVKQVKTPVPSDTQILVQVHNVGLNPTDWKHLDFFPQVGTTVGSDYVGTVVQKGAKAGTDIAVGDRVAGSVHGSWEVGVGAFANYLTTSPESVTRIPSNVPDEEAAGIGIGGYTAYFGLFQDKHLGLTAPDASSTTLPPVDQSKKLLVWSGSTSVGQFVIQFARAAGLYVITTASPKNHAFLRVLGAAETFDYSDTTTPDKIAEAHPDLVYAYDTFSERGSQEASARALSKMQPSKLVVILPLSNEISKVNDKVKATFFLFYSMIGKEIDIYSTHISQKEAEEDAAYLREFTSSGAFSKMLAHGLVKPNRTSPQTGGLQAIPAGLDRLRQNKVTGEKLTYAL; translated from the coding sequence ATGACGTCGCAAATTCCCAACCAAACCAACGCACTGATCATTGAGGGCAAGGGACAGGCTGCTGTCAAGCAGGTCAAAACGCCTGTGCCCAGCGATACGCAGATCCTTGTCCAAGTGCACAATGTGGGCCTCAACCCGACCGACTGGAAGCACCTCGACTTTTTCCCGCAGGTCGGCACGACGGTCGGCTCTGACTATGTAGGAACGGTCGTCCAGAAAGGGGCCAAGGCTGGCACGGATATCGCAGTCGGCGACCGTGTGGCCGGCTCGGTCCACGGTAGCTGGGAAGTGGGTGTTGGCGCTTTTGCCAACTACCTAACGACTTCTCCCGAGTCGGTGACGCGTATTCCTAGCAATGTgcccgacgaggaggccgCAGGTATCGGCATCGGTGGTTACACGGCCTACTTTGGCCTCTTTCAGGACAAGCACCTTGGCCTGactgcgccggacgcgtcCAGTACGACCCTGCCGCCGGTCGACCAGAGCAAGAAGCTGCTGGTCTGGTCGGGCTCTACGTCAGTGGGCCAGTTTGTCATTCAGTttgcgcgtgccgccgggTTGTATGTGATCACGACTGCCTCGCCCAAGAACCATGCCTTCCTAAGGGTCCTTGGTGCGGCAGAGACGTTTGACTACTCTGACACAACGACGCCGGACAAGATTGCCGAGGCACACCCCGACCTCGTGTACGCGTACGACACCTTTTCCGAAAGGGGATCCCAAGAGGCgagtgcgcgtgcgctgtcCAAGATGCAGCCTTCCAAGCTGGTCGTTATCCTTCCGCTAAGCAACGAAATTAGCAAAGTGAACGACAAGGTCAAAGCCACCTTTTTCCTCTTCTACTCGATGATTGGCAAGGAAATCGATATCTACAGCACACACATCTCCCAgaaagaggccgaggaaGATGCTGCGTACTTGCGTGAATTCACTagcagcggcgcctttTCAAAGATgcttgcgcacggcctcgtgAAACCGAACCGCACGTCGCCACAGACCGGTGGCCTGCAGGCGATTCCTGCGGGCTTGGACCGTTTGCGCCAGAACAAGGTCACGGGCGAGAAGCTTACCTATGCACTGTAG
- a CDS encoding uncharacterized protein (EggNog:ENOG503NZG6; COG:C) translates to MSTQLPPKMNALIVEGLGKLAFKQTETPKLDDHSVILRVHDNALNPTDWKHLDFFGKVGTTLGSDFVGTIVAKGAKAGTDIQVGDRVAGLVHGGWEVGRGAFAEYIKTYPESLTRAPPSLKDEDLAGIGVGGYTAYFGLFHPMHLELPAPPADLRGLGPIDQSKKLLVWSGATSVGQFVIQFARAAGIHVIATASPKNHAFLKELGAAETYDYSDAATPDRISAAHPDLTHAFDTFSEKGSQESCARALSKTQPSKLVMILPVDKDLTTVNNKVQSSFFLLDAIHGKAIALFGRSFSQEDAESYYKFLLNFTKNDIFTHLLGAGLVKPNRPSLQKGGLDSIPEGLDLLRKGQVSGKKLIYAIQ, encoded by the coding sequence ATGTCTACTCAACTCCCCCCTAAGATGAACGCTCTCATTGTTGAaggcctcggcaagctgGCCTTCAAGCAAACCGAGACCCCTAAGCTTGACGACCACTCAGTTATTCTGCGTGTGCACGACAACGCGCTGAACCCCACGGACTGGAAGCACCTTGACTTTTTCGGCAAGGTGGGCACGACCCTTGGCTCCGACTTTGTCGGTACGATTGTGGCCAAGGGCGCCAAGGCCGGCACCGACATCCAGGTCGGTGACCGGGTTGCCGGTCTGGTCCACGGCGGCTGGGAGGTCGGTCGTGGCGCTTTTGCGGAATACATCAAGACATACCCCGAGTCGCTCACGCGTGCCCCTCCTTCGCTCAAAGACGAGGACCTCGCTGGTATCGGTGTTGGCGGCTACACGGCCTATTTTGGTCTCTTCCATCCCATGCACCTGGAACTGCCTGCCCCCCCGGCGGACCTCCGGGGCCTGGGTCCGATCGACCAGAGCAAGAAGCTGCTGGTCTGGTCGGGGGCCACGTCGGTTGGTCAGTTTGTGATCCAGTttgcgcgcgctgctggcaTCCATGTGATCGCCACGGCCTCGCCGAAGAACCACGCGTTCCTGAAGGAGCTCGGTGCGGCGGAGACGTACGACTACTCGGACGCTGCGACGCCGGACAGGATTTCGGCGGCCCACCCCGACCTTACGCACGCCTTTGATACCTTCTCTGAGAAGGGCTCGCAGGAGTCGTGTGCGCGTGCACTGTCCAAGACGCAGCCGTCGAAGCTCGTCATGATCCTGCCTGTGGACAAGGATCTTACCACGGTGAACAACAAGGTCCAGAGCTCCTTTTTCCTGCTTGACGCTATTCATGGCAAGGCCAtcgcgctctttggccGCTCCTTCTCGCAGGAGGATGCGGAGAGCTACTACAAATTCCTGCTCAACTTTACCAAGAACGACATCTTTACGCACTTGCTTGGCGCCGGCCTCGTCAAGCCCAACCGCCCGTCTCTTCAGAAGGGTGGCCTGGATTCGATCCCTGAGGGACTCGATCTCCTGCGCAAGGGCCAGGTCTCGGGCAAGAAGCTCATTTATGCGATCCAGTAA